CGCCATGATCGGGTAGACGCAGTCCGCGCCCGCCGCCACGTACAGCAGGGCGCGGCGGACCGTCTCCGTCTCCGCCTCCTCGCCCGTGCCGCCCTGGACGTACGTGTCGACGCGGGTGTTGACGAAGAGGCTGTCGCCGGCGACCGCCCGTATCTCCGCCAGCCGGTCCGCCTGCCGCTCGGCCTCGACGAGGGTGCCGTCGGCCGAGTCCTCCAGATTGCAGCCGACAACTCCGGTTTCCAGGAGGCGTTCCACGAGTTCCCCGGGCGCAAGACCGTAACCCGCCTCGATGTCCGCCGAGACGGGGACGGCGGCCGGGACGGCGCGCACGATCCTGGCCACGGCCGCGAACATCTCGGCGGCGGGCGTCGCCCCGTCCTCGTAACCGAGCGAGGCCGCGACCCCGCCGCTGGGCGTAGCGAGAGCCGGGAAGCCCGCGTCGGCGAAGGCACGGGCGCTCGCCGCGTCCCACGGGCCGGGGAGGACCAGCGGATCGCCGGGCGTGCGGTCGTGGTGCAGGGCGCGCAGAACAGATGCGGTCAACGCGGGGGCTCCCGGGGTCGGTCCGAGGGTGCGGGCGGCGTGCGGGGCGTGCGGGCGGGGTCAGTGCCTGGTCTCGGCCGGCTTGTAGTGACCGGGGACCAGCCGGGTGGTCACGGCGAAGCGGTTCCAGGCGTTGATCGTCGTGATCGCGGCGACGAGGTGGGCCAGCTCGGTCTCGTCGAAGTGCTTGGCGGCCTTCTCCCACACCTTGTCCGGCACGAAGCCGTCGGTCAGCACGGTCACCGCCTCGGTCAGCTCGATGGCCGCGATCTCCTTCGGCGTGTAGTAGTGCTGCGACTCCTCCCACGCGCTGAGCTGCACGATCCGCTCGATGGACTCGCCCGCCGCGAGCGCGTCCTTGGTGTGCATGTCGAGGCAGAACGCGCAGTGGTTGAGCTGCGAGGCGCGGATCTTCACCAGCTCCCCCACGACCGGGTCGAGGCCCCTGCGGGACGCCGCGTCCAGCCGGATCATGGCCTTGTAGACATCGGGGGCGAGCTCGGCCCAGTTCGTACGGGGGGTGTGCTCGGGGTTGAGTGCGGAGGTCGGGTGGTGGTGCTCGTTCGTCGTCATGGCTACGACGTTACGGCGCGGATGGCGCACCGGTATGGTCCATTTACATGACAGATTACTGGGCCACTTTCGGTGCCGACCTGCATCTGGAGACAAAGGGCGCGGCAGGGCTGCGGGCCGGGCTCATGGACGCCCTGCGCGAGGCCGTACGGACGGGGCGGCTGACGCCCGGCACCCGGCTGCCGTCCTCCCGCAGCCTCGCCGTCGACCTCGGCATCGCCCGGAACACCGTTGCCGACGCGTACGCGGAGCTGGTCGCCGAGGGGTGGCTCACCGCCCGCCAGGGTTCGGGGACCAGGGTGGCACAGCGGGCCGAGCCGCGCCGGGCGGCCACCCGGACGGTGCGGTCCAGGCCGGTGCCGTCCCGGTCCGCCCACAACCTGCTGCCCGGATCGCCCGACCTCTCGACGTTCCCCCGCGCGGACTGGCTCAAGGCCGCCCGCCGCGCCCTGGCCGCCGCCCCCAACGACGCCTTCGGGTACGGCGATCCGCGCGGACGCATCGAGCTGCGCACCGTACTCGCCGACTATCTGGCGCGTGCCCGCGGTGTGTACGCCGACCCGGAGCGGATCGTGATCTGCGCCGGGTTCGTACAGGCGCTGAAGCTGATGGGCACGGTGCTGCGCAAGCGGCGGGTGCGGGAGGTGGCCGTCGAGTCGTACGGACTGGACGTGCACTGGAACCTGCTCGCCGACGCCGGGCTGCGCCTGCCCTGTCTGCCGGTCGACGGACTGGGGGCCAGGACCGGTGAACTGGCCGGGCTCCGCGGTGTGGGCGCGGTCCTGATGACACCCGCGCACCAGTTCCCGACGGGGGTGCCGCTCCATCCCGACCGGCGGGCCGCGGCGGTCGACTGGGCGCGCGGCACGGGCGGGCTGATCCTGGAGGACGACTACGACGGAGAGTTCCGCTACGACCGGCAGCCGGTCGGCGCGCTCCAGGGCCTCGATCCCGAACACGTCGTCCACCTGGGGACGACGAGCAAGTCGCTGGCGCCGGGACTGCGGCTCGGGTGGATGGTGCTGCCGGAGAACCTGGTGGGGGAGGTGGCCGAGGCCAAGGGGGTGAGCGACTGGTCGTCGAGCGCGCTGGAACAGCTGACGCTCGCGGAGTTCATCGCATCGGGTGCGTACGACCGTCATGTGCGCTCGATGCGGCTGCGCTACCGCCGCCGCCGCGACCAGCTCGTCGCGGTCCTGGCGGAACGCGCACCCGGTGTCCGGATCAGCGGAATCGCCGCCGGGCTGCACGCCGTGCTCGAACTCCCCGAGGGCAGCGAGCCGTCGGTGATGCGGTCGGCCGCCTGGCAGGGGCTGGCGCTGGAGGGATTCTCGCGCTTCCGGCACCCGGACGCGGCACCGGCGCGCGATGCGCTGGTCATCGGTTACGGGACGCCGACCGACAGCGCCTGGACGGGCGCGCTTGACGCGCTCTGCCGGGTGCTGCCCTGAAGCCGGTTCCTCTACGGCCCCGGGACGGCGGGTTCGGCCTGTTCGGGGGCATCCGCCGGGGCCTCGCCGAACCGGGCCAGGGCCAGCGCACCCGCCACCGCCACCAGGAATCCGGCCACCGCCAGCCAGCCGAGGCCTTCGCGGGTACGGTCCCCGAGCCAGACGACGCCCACCAGCGCCGGGCCGATCGTCTCGCCGAGCACCATGCCGGCCGTCGCCGTCGTCACCGAACCGCGCTGCAGCGCCGAGGTGAGCAGCAGGAACGCCGAACCGCCGCCCAGCAGCAGGGCGTACACGGCAGGGTTGGCGAGCAGCGCCGCCGGGGACACGTCGTCGATCAGCCGGACCGTGACCTCCACCACCCCGAAACCGCACCCCGCGCCGAGCCCCAGCACGAACGCCCGCGGCCTCTGAGGCAGGCGCCCGGCCGCCGCGCCGATCAGCAGAATGCCCAGCGAGATCCCCAGCATCGTCCAGCCCAGGGCCGCCGGACCGGTTTCGCCGCCCTCGCTGCCGGAGGCGAGCCCCAGCATGCCCAGGCCCGCGCAGACGGTGCCGACCGCGGTCCACTCGACACCGCTCAGCCGCACCTTCAGCAGCCGGGCGGCGACCACCGCCGTCACCGCGAGACTCGCCGCCAGGGCGGCGCCCACCGCATAGATCGGCAGCGACCGCAGAGCGATGATCTGGAGGACGAAGCCGAAGCCGTCGAGGGCGAGTCCGGCCAGGTAGCGCCACTGGCGCAGCGCGCGAAGCAGCAGCGCCGGATCGACCCCGGCGCCCGGCCCCGGCTCCGCGGCGGCCCGCGCGGCGACGGCCTGGAGGACGGAGGCCGTACCGAAGCAGACGGCGGCGCCGAGCGCGCAGATCATCCCGAGGACCACGGGGGGACTCTACTTGCGGAAGTTCGGTGCACCCGCTGTCGACCGCACTCCGCGGGCATCTAATCTGACGGATGGCCACGAGGGATGGCCGCACTGGTCCGATTCGTACGACGGGGTAACGGGGGCGACAGAGGCATGGCCATACGCAGGCTGAGGTCGAGCACGGTGGTGCTCGGCGGTATGGGGGTGCTCGCAGCGATGATCACCTCCTGTGGTTCGGAACCGGACAAGCGGTGCGTCGACCCGCTGACCCAGGACAAGCTGCCGAGCTACGAGTGCAAGAACGGCGACGGCAAGGGTTCGTACTACTACGGCGGCAGCAGCAAGAACGGCAAGGTGCAGGGCGGCAGCTTCAACAAGTCCGCGGTCGACAGCGGCGGCTTCGGCTGCTCGGGCACCGGCGGCGGCTGAACCGGTATGGAACGCCGCACCACACAGCCCCGTGCCGGCTGGCAGCGGACGGTGGAGGAGCAGGGAGTCGTCTATCCGCTGACCCGTTACCCCGACGGGTCGCTGCGCCCCTACTGGGACGAGAGCGCGTACTACGTCTTCTCGCTGCCCGAGGTCGAGGCGCTGGAGGACGTCGTCGAGGAACTGCACACGATGTGCCTGGCCGCCGCCGCGCACATCGTCGAGCAGGACCGCTTCGCCGACCTCGGCATCACCGACCGCCGACTGGCCGCCCTGATCGCCGAGTCCTGGCGCCGGCGCGGCGAACTGCCCTCCCTGTACGGCCGGTTCGACCTCTGCTACGACGGGACCGGTCCGGCGAAGATGCTGGAGTACAACGCCGACACCCCCACCTCACTCGTGGAGGCCGCCAGCGCCCAGTGGTTCTGGATGGAGGACCGCTTCCCGGGCGCCGACCAGTGGAACTCCCTCCATGAACGCCTCGTCGCCGCATGGAAGCGGCAGGCCGCACTGCTGCCGCCGGGACCGCTGCACTTCGCCCACTCCGAGGGGGACGAGATCGGCGAGGACCTGATGACGGTCGCCTATCTGCGGGAGACCGCCGAACAGGCCGGCATCGACACCGAGGCGCTCTCCGTCGAACAGATCGGCTGGGACCGGCTGACCGGGCGGTTCGTCGACGAACGGCTCCGCTTCATCCGCAGCTGCTTCAAGCTGTACCCGTGGGAGTGGCTGGCGACCGACCGCTTCGGGCCACATGTACTGGACACCCTAGACAACGGCGGCGGCACCGGCACCACCTGCTGGATCGAGCCCGCCTGGAAGATGCTCCTCTCCAACAAGGCGCTGCTGGCGATCCTCTGGGAGCTCTGTCCGGGGCACCCGAATCTGCTCCCTTCCTACCTCGACGGTCCGCGCGAACTGGCCGGGGAGGGGAACGGCAGCGGCTATGTCGCCAAGCCGCTGCTCGGCCGTGAAGGGGCCGGGGTCACGATCCATGAGCCGGGAGGCCCGGCGGTGCTGCGGGACGAGCCGTGCTGCTACCAGGAACTGGCGCCGCTGCCGGACTTCGACGGCAACCGGGTGGTGCTGGGGGCGTGGGTCGTGGAGGACGAGGCGGCCGGGCTCGGCATCCGGGAGTCGGCGGGGCCGGTCACGGACGAGTACGCCCGCTTCCTGCCCCACGTCATCCTCTAGGGCCTTTCCGGCACCTGTCGCGGCGGGACTCAGTCGCGCAGAACGCCCCGGAGCTGCTCCAGCCCCCAGTCCAGGTCCTCCTTGCTGATCACCAGCGGCGGGGCGATCCGGATCGTCGAGCCATGGGTGTCCTTGACCAGCACCCCGCGGTCCATCAGCTTCTCGGAGATCTCCCGTCCGGTGCCGTGGCTCGGGGCGATGTCGACTCCCGCCCACAGCCCCCGGCCCCGTACCGCCTCCACCGCGCCCCCGCCCACCAGCAGCCCCAGCTCCTGGTGCAGGTGCTCGCCCAGCTCGGTGGCCCGCTGCTGGAACTCGCCGGACCGGAGCATCGCGATGACCTCCAGCGCCACCGCGCAGGCCAGGGGATTCCCGCCGAACGTCGAACCGTGCTCGCCGGGCCGGTAGACCCCGAGCACGTCCTTCGACGAGACCACCGCCGACACCGGCACCACGCCACCGCCCAGCGCCTTGCCGAGCACATACATGTCCGGCACGACACCCTCGTG
This sequence is a window from Streptomyces sp. NBC_01217. Protein-coding genes within it:
- a CDS encoding isocitrate lyase/PEP mutase family protein, whose amino-acid sequence is MTASVLRALHHDRTPGDPLVLPGPWDAASARAFADAGFPALATPSGGVAASLGYEDGATPAAEMFAAVARIVRAVPAAVPVSADIEAGYGLAPGELVERLLETGVVGCNLEDSADGTLVEAERQADRLAEIRAVAGDSLFVNTRVDTYVQGGTGEEAETETVRRALLYVAAGADCVYPIMAPPEALPRLAAAVPVPLNALARPDGPAPRRLGELGAARITFGAGLQRRAMAAVHEIADELRKG
- a CDS encoding carboxymuconolactone decarboxylase family protein, translated to MTTNEHHHPTSALNPEHTPRTNWAELAPDVYKAMIRLDAASRRGLDPVVGELVKIRASQLNHCAFCLDMHTKDALAAGESIERIVQLSAWEESQHYYTPKEIAAIELTEAVTVLTDGFVPDKVWEKAAKHFDETELAHLVAAITTINAWNRFAVTTRLVPGHYKPAETRH
- the pdxR gene encoding MocR-like pyridoxine biosynthesis transcription factor PdxR, which codes for MTDYWATFGADLHLETKGAAGLRAGLMDALREAVRTGRLTPGTRLPSSRSLAVDLGIARNTVADAYAELVAEGWLTARQGSGTRVAQRAEPRRAATRTVRSRPVPSRSAHNLLPGSPDLSTFPRADWLKAARRALAAAPNDAFGYGDPRGRIELRTVLADYLARARGVYADPERIVICAGFVQALKLMGTVLRKRRVREVAVESYGLDVHWNLLADAGLRLPCLPVDGLGARTGELAGLRGVGAVLMTPAHQFPTGVPLHPDRRAAAVDWARGTGGLILEDDYDGEFRYDRQPVGALQGLDPEHVVHLGTTSKSLAPGLRLGWMVLPENLVGEVAEAKGVSDWSSSALEQLTLAEFIASGAYDRHVRSMRLRYRRRRDQLVAVLAERAPGVRISGIAAGLHAVLELPEGSEPSVMRSAAWQGLALEGFSRFRHPDAAPARDALVIGYGTPTDSAWTGALDALCRVLP
- a CDS encoding glutathionylspermidine synthase family protein, encoding MERRTTQPRAGWQRTVEEQGVVYPLTRYPDGSLRPYWDESAYYVFSLPEVEALEDVVEELHTMCLAAAAHIVEQDRFADLGITDRRLAALIAESWRRRGELPSLYGRFDLCYDGTGPAKMLEYNADTPTSLVEAASAQWFWMEDRFPGADQWNSLHERLVAAWKRQAALLPPGPLHFAHSEGDEIGEDLMTVAYLRETAEQAGIDTEALSVEQIGWDRLTGRFVDERLRFIRSCFKLYPWEWLATDRFGPHVLDTLDNGGGTGTTCWIEPAWKMLLSNKALLAILWELCPGHPNLLPSYLDGPRELAGEGNGSGYVAKPLLGREGAGVTIHEPGGPAVLRDEPCCYQELAPLPDFDGNRVVLGAWVVEDEAAGLGIRESAGPVTDEYARFLPHVIL